A single genomic interval of Microbacterium oleivorans harbors:
- a CDS encoding alpha-amylase family glycosyl hydrolase: MTDAALADRLDRIVLYQVYPQSFADADGDGVGDLDGLAARLDYLAWLGVDAVWLTPVFVSPFRDAGYDVADFDRVAARYGGDAAMDRLIAEADRRGIGIVLDLVAGHTSDEHEWFADALARGPAGDPDGDRYVFSPTAADGFAPVPRGDRGFYKPNFFEFQPALNFGYARLHPDEPWRQTVDAKGPRRNRDALVDIMRRWYDRGVAGFRVDMAASLVEDDPGHRETARLWRDIRRRLDRTHPGRILVSEWGDPARAVPAGFDVDFFLQFGGDSDGLPLKSLFENGSGTVHEAWPRRDAWADAAGKGDAADFVVAWTEARDAIAAAGSRGVVGLPTANHDFTRLVSGSRDAQQARSALLLVLTWAAMPSLYYGDEIGMRYLPGVGPLEGSSLGPTYERAGSRTPMAWGASTVLGQRAHDARYLPADDAPDAPTVAGQLDDPASLLRFVRAAVALRRSDPRLGARASLEVESTGYPFVYRRGGTLLVALNPADRPCEVALGGVGDPVIATGARVMGERLLLDAFGAAVVDLAPRAAAASIPA, translated from the coding sequence ATGACCGACGCTGCCCTGGCCGATCGCCTCGACCGCATCGTGCTGTACCAGGTTTATCCGCAGAGCTTCGCGGATGCCGACGGCGACGGCGTCGGCGATCTCGACGGTCTCGCTGCTCGGCTGGACTACCTCGCCTGGCTCGGCGTCGACGCCGTCTGGCTCACCCCCGTGTTCGTCTCGCCGTTCCGCGACGCCGGCTACGACGTCGCGGACTTCGATCGCGTCGCCGCGCGCTACGGCGGCGACGCGGCGATGGACCGGCTGATCGCCGAGGCCGATCGGCGCGGCATCGGCATCGTGCTCGATCTCGTCGCCGGCCACACGTCCGACGAGCACGAGTGGTTCGCCGATGCGCTCGCGCGCGGTCCGGCCGGCGATCCCGACGGGGACCGCTACGTCTTCAGCCCCACCGCCGCCGACGGCTTCGCTCCGGTGCCGCGCGGGGATCGCGGGTTCTACAAGCCGAACTTCTTCGAGTTCCAGCCCGCGCTGAACTTCGGCTACGCCCGGCTGCACCCCGACGAGCCGTGGCGTCAGACAGTCGACGCGAAGGGCCCGCGCCGCAACCGCGACGCGCTCGTGGACATCATGCGCCGGTGGTACGACCGCGGCGTCGCCGGCTTCCGCGTCGACATGGCCGCATCGCTCGTCGAGGACGACCCCGGGCATCGCGAGACGGCGAGGCTGTGGCGCGACATCCGCCGTCGCCTCGACCGCACCCATCCCGGCCGCATCCTCGTCTCCGAGTGGGGAGACCCCGCCCGAGCGGTGCCGGCGGGTTTCGACGTCGACTTCTTCCTGCAGTTCGGCGGTGACAGTGACGGCCTGCCGCTGAAGTCGCTCTTCGAGAACGGCTCGGGCACCGTGCACGAGGCCTGGCCGCGCCGGGACGCCTGGGCGGATGCTGCGGGGAAGGGGGATGCCGCGGACTTCGTCGTCGCCTGGACCGAGGCGCGCGACGCGATCGCGGCAGCGGGAAGCCGGGGCGTGGTGGGACTCCCCACGGCCAACCACGACTTCACCCGGCTGGTCAGCGGCTCCCGGGATGCCCAGCAGGCACGCTCCGCGCTGCTGCTCGTGCTCACCTGGGCCGCGATGCCGTCGCTGTACTACGGCGACGAGATCGGGATGCGCTACCTGCCGGGCGTGGGCCCGCTCGAGGGGTCGTCCCTCGGGCCGACGTACGAGCGCGCCGGCTCGCGCACGCCGATGGCGTGGGGCGCGTCCACGGTGCTCGGGCAGCGGGCGCACGACGCGCGCTACCTGCCCGCCGACGACGCCCCCGACGCGCCGACGGTCGCCGGCCAGCTCGACGACCCGGCATCCCTGCTCCGGTTCGTCCGCGCCGCCGTCGCGCTGCGCCGGAGCGACCCGAGGCTCGGAGCGCGCGCGAGCCTCGAGGTGGAGTCGACGGGCTACCCGTTCGTGTACCGCCGGGGCGGAACGCTGCTGGTGGCCCTGAACCCCGCCGATCGTCCGTGCGAGGTCGCGCTCGGCGGGGTCGGCGACCCGGTCATCGCGACGGGCGCGCGTGTGATGGGGGAGCGCCTCCTGCTCGACGCCTTCGGTGCCGCGGTCGTCGACCTCGCACCGCGCGCCGCGGCGGCATCCATCCCCGCCTGA
- a CDS encoding sensor histidine kinase: MVAERSSHERTGAAGLPPRRGIRSASLRARITAIATAAVALVMVLGSIAFAAVLSASIQAAAERGAETRIEELAARVEAQGVSAVTALDDEIAQVQDAAGAVIAASDDADDGALPRTASGATVSVDGERMLLVREEIDDDRYLVLAVPLDDADETLGTVVALLAVSTVLVVALVAVVTWWVVGRALRPVSRIRAEVEAITADRLDRRIAEPRSRDEIAALAATMNSMLGRLDDAAAAQRRFVSDASHELRSPLATIRQHAELARAHPEATSLGDLAEVVVDEGVRMQDLVDGLLLLARLDERAPQRRQSVDLDDLALAEASRLRGRDAGPEAGAGGNTVEVDASGITAARVAGDPRMLARLVRNLADNAARHARSRVRISTALTPDGRRAVLEVEDDGSGIPPGEHDRVFQRFVRLDEARARDAGGSGLGLAIVRGIAEATGGSVALSASPLGGARFTVTLPAGT; encoded by the coding sequence ATGGTGGCTGAGCGATCGTCGCACGAGCGGACCGGCGCGGCGGGGCTGCCGCCACGCCGCGGCATCCGGTCGGCGTCGCTGCGCGCCCGGATCACGGCGATCGCGACCGCGGCGGTCGCGCTCGTCATGGTGCTGGGCTCGATCGCGTTCGCGGCGGTGCTGAGCGCCAGCATCCAGGCCGCGGCCGAACGCGGCGCGGAGACCCGCATCGAGGAGCTCGCGGCACGGGTCGAGGCGCAGGGCGTCTCGGCGGTCACGGCTCTCGACGACGAGATCGCCCAGGTGCAGGATGCCGCGGGCGCGGTGATCGCCGCCTCGGACGACGCCGACGACGGCGCGCTCCCCCGCACCGCTTCGGGCGCCACCGTCTCGGTGGACGGCGAGCGGATGCTGCTGGTGCGCGAAGAGATCGACGACGATCGGTATCTGGTGCTCGCGGTGCCGCTCGATGACGCCGACGAGACGCTCGGCACGGTCGTCGCGCTGCTCGCGGTGTCGACGGTGCTCGTGGTCGCCCTCGTCGCGGTCGTGACGTGGTGGGTCGTCGGACGCGCGCTCCGGCCGGTGTCGCGGATCCGCGCGGAGGTCGAGGCGATCACCGCCGACCGCCTCGATCGACGCATCGCGGAACCGCGCTCACGTGACGAGATCGCGGCGCTGGCGGCGACCATGAACAGTATGCTCGGGCGCCTCGACGACGCGGCGGCGGCGCAGCGACGCTTCGTCTCCGACGCCTCGCACGAACTGCGATCCCCTCTCGCGACGATCCGGCAGCACGCGGAGCTCGCGCGCGCGCACCCCGAGGCGACCTCGCTCGGCGACCTCGCCGAGGTGGTCGTCGACGAGGGAGTGCGCATGCAGGACCTCGTCGACGGGCTGCTGCTGCTCGCGCGCCTCGACGAGCGTGCGCCCCAGCGGCGGCAGAGCGTCGATCTCGATGACCTCGCGCTGGCCGAGGCGTCGCGGCTGCGGGGACGGGATGCCGGCCCGGAGGCGGGTGCGGGCGGGAACACCGTCGAGGTGGACGCATCGGGCATCACCGCGGCACGTGTGGCCGGCGACCCGCGCATGCTCGCGCGGCTCGTGCGCAACCTCGCCGACAACGCCGCACGCCATGCGCGTTCACGCGTGCGCATCAGCACCGCCCTGACTCCGGACGGCCGTCGCGCCGTGCTCGAGGTCGAGGACGACGGCTCCGGCATCCCGCCCGGGGAGCACGACCGCGTGTTCCAGAGGTTCGTGCGGCTCGACGAGGCGCGAGCACGGGATGCCGGCGGGAGCGGGCTCGGCCTCGCGATCGTGCGGGGCATCGCCGAGGCGACCGGCGGATCCGTCGCCCTCTCGGCGTCGCCGCTCGGCGGCGCGCGCTTCACCGTGACCCTTCCCGCCGGCACCTGA
- a CDS encoding response regulator transcription factor: MRVLVVDDEVRLADGVRRGLEAEGFAVDVAHNGVDGLWRARETRYDAIVLDLMMPGMSGWKVCEALRAEENWTPVLMLTAKDGEWDQVEALETGADDYVTKPFSYPVLVARLRALIRRGGVERPVVLEAGDLRLDTGARRVWRGDVEIELTAREFAVLQHLMRHRGQVISKRELIDGVWDEDFEGDPNIVEVYVGHLRRKLDRPFAREAIETVRGAGYRLAADGG; encoded by the coding sequence ATGCGAGTACTGGTGGTCGATGACGAGGTGCGCCTGGCCGACGGCGTGCGGCGCGGGCTCGAGGCGGAGGGCTTCGCCGTCGATGTGGCGCACAACGGCGTCGACGGGCTCTGGCGCGCCCGCGAGACCCGCTACGACGCGATCGTGCTCGACCTCATGATGCCCGGCATGAGCGGGTGGAAGGTCTGCGAGGCGCTGCGGGCCGAGGAGAACTGGACCCCCGTGCTGATGCTCACCGCCAAGGACGGCGAGTGGGATCAGGTGGAGGCGCTCGAGACCGGGGCCGACGACTACGTAACGAAGCCCTTCTCGTACCCCGTGCTCGTCGCGCGGTTGCGCGCCCTCATCCGGCGCGGAGGTGTCGAGCGCCCCGTCGTGCTCGAGGCCGGCGATCTGCGGCTCGACACCGGTGCGCGTCGGGTGTGGCGCGGCGACGTCGAGATCGAGCTGACCGCACGCGAGTTCGCCGTGCTGCAGCACCTCATGCGCCACCGCGGTCAGGTGATCTCCAAGCGCGAGCTGATCGACGGCGTCTGGGACGAGGACTTCGAGGGCGACCCCAACATCGTCGAGGTGTACGTCGGACACCTCCGCCGCAAGCTCGACCGTCCCTTCGCCCGCGAAGCGATCGAGACCGTGCGCGGGGCGGGCTATCGCTTGGCGGCCGATGGTGGCTGA
- a CDS encoding thiamine pyrophosphate-dependent enzyme — MTDEADHDPALVRVLAADGTFDPSPEAERYLPMIEAITDAELETFYRDMVTVRAFDRQATNLQRQGQLALWPPSFGQEAAQVGSARAARPQDHLFPSYREHVVCTIRGVDPIDIIRLMRGLTHGGWDPTDPKNGNAHIYTLVLGSQTLHATGYGMGMVLDGRTGTGDPERDEAVIVYYGDGASSQGDVHEAMVFANSYNTPQVFFLQNNHWAISVPVSTQSRVPLVRRAAGYGMPSVRVDGNDVLASYAVSRLALDEARSGQGPRAIEALTYRMGAHTTSDDPTKYRTSDEEAFWAQRDPIARMRRYLEGRGAAGAFFDDVDAAAAAYADDVRVRTNELGGLDPAGMFAHVYTDPHPLVEQQRQWLADYEASFEEGRA, encoded by the coding sequence GTGACCGACGAAGCAGACCACGATCCCGCTCTCGTCCGCGTCCTCGCGGCTGATGGGACGTTCGACCCCTCACCCGAGGCGGAGCGCTACCTGCCGATGATCGAGGCGATCACCGACGCCGAGCTCGAGACGTTCTACCGCGACATGGTCACGGTGCGGGCGTTCGACCGCCAGGCGACGAACCTGCAGCGGCAGGGTCAGCTCGCGCTGTGGCCGCCGTCCTTCGGCCAGGAAGCGGCCCAGGTCGGCTCGGCCCGGGCGGCCCGACCGCAGGACCACCTCTTCCCGTCGTACCGGGAGCACGTCGTGTGCACGATCCGCGGCGTCGACCCGATCGACATCATCCGGCTCATGCGCGGTCTCACCCACGGCGGGTGGGATCCGACCGACCCGAAGAACGGCAACGCGCACATCTACACGCTCGTCCTCGGGTCGCAGACCCTCCACGCGACCGGCTATGGAATGGGCATGGTCCTGGACGGCCGCACCGGCACCGGCGACCCCGAGCGCGACGAGGCCGTCATCGTCTACTACGGCGACGGCGCCTCCAGCCAGGGCGACGTGCACGAGGCCATGGTCTTCGCCAACAGCTACAACACCCCGCAGGTGTTCTTCCTGCAGAACAACCACTGGGCGATCTCGGTTCCCGTCTCGACGCAGTCCCGCGTGCCGCTGGTGCGCCGCGCGGCCGGTTACGGCATGCCCTCGGTCCGGGTCGACGGCAACGACGTGCTCGCCAGCTACGCGGTCTCCCGGCTCGCCCTCGACGAAGCCCGTTCGGGCCAGGGCCCCCGAGCGATCGAGGCGCTGACCTACCGCATGGGCGCGCACACGACGAGCGACGACCCGACGAAGTACCGCACGAGCGACGAAGAGGCCTTCTGGGCGCAGCGCGATCCGATCGCGCGCATGCGCCGCTATCTCGAGGGTCGCGGAGCCGCGGGCGCCTTCTTCGACGACGTGGATGCCGCCGCCGCGGCCTACGCCGACGACGTGCGGGTGCGCACCAACGAGCTCGGCGGGCTCGACCCCGCCGGCATGTTCGCGCACGTCTACACAGACCCGCATCCGCTCGTCGAGCAGCAACGGCAGTGGCTCGCCGACTACGAGGCATCCTTCGAGGAGGGGCGCGCATGA
- a CDS encoding alpha-ketoacid dehydrogenase subunit beta codes for MSVDTMPFSRALNAGMRRAMQSDDHVLMMGEDIGRLGGVFRVTEGLQAEFGDRRVLDTPLAESGIVGTAIGLAMAGFRPVCEIQFDGFVFPAFDQITTQLAKLTNRHEGRMPFPVVIRIPYGGHIGAVEHHQESPEAYFTHTAGLRVVSPSTPNDAYWMIQDAIASPDPIVFLEPKSRYWAKGEVDLAARALPLHASRVVRRGTDVTLVGHGAMVTVLLQAAALAESEGISCEVVDVRSLSPVDYGPIVDSVRRTGRMVYGQEAPGFTSLGSEIAATVTEQAFFSLEAPVLRVSGFDVPFPAAKLEGAYLPDADRILEAVDRALAY; via the coding sequence ATGAGCGTCGACACGATGCCCTTCAGCAGGGCGCTCAACGCCGGCATGCGCCGCGCGATGCAGAGCGACGACCACGTCCTGATGATGGGTGAGGACATCGGCCGCCTCGGTGGCGTGTTCCGTGTCACCGAGGGACTGCAGGCCGAGTTCGGCGACCGTCGCGTGCTCGACACCCCGCTGGCCGAGTCGGGGATCGTCGGCACGGCGATCGGCCTCGCGATGGCCGGTTTCCGCCCGGTGTGCGAGATCCAGTTCGACGGCTTCGTCTTCCCCGCCTTCGACCAGATCACGACGCAGCTGGCGAAGCTCACCAACCGGCACGAGGGACGGATGCCGTTCCCGGTCGTCATCCGCATCCCTTATGGCGGCCACATCGGCGCCGTCGAGCACCACCAGGAGAGCCCCGAGGCGTACTTCACGCACACCGCGGGGCTCCGGGTCGTGTCGCCCTCGACGCCGAACGATGCGTACTGGATGATCCAGGACGCCATCGCCTCACCCGACCCGATCGTCTTCCTCGAGCCGAAGTCGCGGTACTGGGCCAAGGGCGAGGTCGACCTCGCCGCGCGCGCGCTGCCGCTGCACGCCTCGCGCGTCGTCCGCCGCGGCACCGACGTCACCCTCGTCGGTCACGGCGCGATGGTGACGGTGCTGCTGCAGGCCGCCGCCCTCGCCGAGAGCGAGGGCATCTCGTGCGAGGTCGTCGACGTCCGCTCGCTCTCGCCGGTCGACTACGGCCCCATCGTCGACTCGGTGCGGCGCACGGGCCGGATGGTCTACGGCCAGGAGGCTCCGGGCTTCACCTCGCTCGGCTCCGAGATCGCCGCGACCGTCACCGAGCAGGCCTTCTTCTCGCTCGAGGCACCCGTCCTCCGCGTGTCGGGGTTCGACGTGCCCTTCCCCGCCGCGAAGCTCGAGGGCGCCTACCTGCCCGACGCCGACCGCATCCTCGAGGCCGTCGACCGCGCCCTCGCCTACTGA
- a CDS encoding dihydrolipoamide acetyltransferase family protein yields the protein MSTQTFHLPDVGEGLTEAEIVQWHVAAGDEVAVDDVLVEIETAKSLVELPSPFSGTVGELLVGEGATVEVGAAIITIAGAAGEADAASGNSAHGEKPDEKPAAADAGDGNGSVLVGYGGAGQVQSRRRKPAEPPVRAAVGVVAKPPIRKLARDLGVDLASVTPTGSSGEVTREDVVQHASQASVFRNLQTPARPEVREQTIPVPAAVTAARPADDREETIPVKGVRKVTAKHMVDSAYSAPHVSVWTDVDATRTMELVKRMKASPDFADIKVSPLLIVARAVVWAVRRTPMVNAAWVETEGGAEIRVRHYINLGIAAATPRGLLVPNIKDAQDLNMRGLARALEKLTLTAREGKTTPADQQGGTITITNIGVFGMDAGTPIINPGESGIVAMGTIRQKPWVVDGEVRPRYVTTVSGSFDHRVVDGDGMSRFIADVASVLEEPALLLD from the coding sequence ATGAGCACTCAGACCTTCCACCTGCCGGACGTCGGCGAAGGCCTCACCGAGGCCGAGATCGTGCAGTGGCACGTCGCAGCCGGCGACGAGGTCGCGGTCGACGACGTCCTCGTCGAGATCGAGACCGCCAAGTCGCTCGTCGAGCTGCCCTCGCCCTTCTCGGGCACCGTCGGCGAGCTGCTCGTCGGCGAGGGCGCCACCGTCGAGGTGGGGGCCGCGATCATCACGATCGCCGGCGCCGCGGGAGAGGCGGATGCCGCCAGCGGCAACTCCGCGCACGGCGAAAAGCCCGACGAGAAGCCCGCGGCCGCCGACGCCGGCGACGGCAACGGTTCGGTGCTCGTCGGCTACGGCGGAGCCGGGCAGGTGCAGTCGCGCCGCCGCAAGCCCGCCGAGCCGCCCGTGCGCGCCGCCGTCGGCGTCGTCGCCAAGCCCCCGATCCGCAAGCTCGCCCGCGACCTCGGTGTCGACCTGGCCTCGGTGACGCCGACCGGATCGTCCGGCGAGGTCACCCGCGAGGATGTCGTGCAGCACGCGTCGCAGGCGTCCGTGTTCCGCAACCTGCAGACGCCCGCCCGTCCCGAGGTGCGCGAACAGACGATCCCGGTGCCCGCCGCGGTCACCGCGGCCCGGCCGGCGGATGACCGTGAAGAGACCATCCCCGTCAAGGGCGTGCGCAAGGTCACGGCCAAGCACATGGTCGACTCCGCGTACAGCGCCCCGCACGTGTCGGTGTGGACCGACGTCGATGCGACCCGCACGATGGAGCTCGTCAAGCGGATGAAGGCCTCGCCCGACTTCGCCGACATCAAGGTCTCGCCGCTGCTCATCGTCGCGCGGGCGGTCGTCTGGGCCGTGCGTCGCACGCCGATGGTCAACGCGGCCTGGGTCGAGACCGAGGGAGGCGCCGAGATCCGTGTGCGCCACTACATCAACCTCGGCATCGCGGCCGCGACGCCGCGCGGCCTGCTCGTACCGAACATCAAGGACGCCCAGGACCTCAACATGCGGGGTCTGGCCCGGGCGCTCGAGAAGCTGACGCTGACCGCTCGCGAGGGCAAGACCACGCCCGCCGATCAGCAGGGCGGGACGATCACGATCACGAACATCGGCGTGTTCGGGATGGATGCCGGCACGCCGATCATCAACCCGGGGGAGTCGGGGATCGTGGCCATGGGCACGATCCGCCAGAAGCCGTGGGTCGTCGACGGCGAGGTGCGCCCTCGCTACGTCACGACGGTGTCGGGCTCGTTCGACCACCGCGTGGTCGACGGCGACGGCATGAGCCGGTTCATCGCCGACGTGGCATCGGTGCTGGAGGAGCCCGCGCTGCTGCTCGACTGA
- a CDS encoding DUF4287 domain-containing protein, translating to MSAPRVPAPDIDPANKPKGPASYFPSIEKTYGQPVQHWLDLAADQLAAGTPHMQVVDTLKNEQGLGHGHANAVVAYVKAKLAG from the coding sequence ATGAGTGCACCGCGCGTTCCCGCACCGGACATCGATCCCGCGAACAAGCCGAAGGGGCCGGCGTCGTACTTCCCGAGCATCGAGAAGACGTACGGGCAGCCCGTGCAGCACTGGCTCGACCTCGCCGCCGATCAGCTCGCCGCCGGGACGCCGCACATGCAGGTCGTCGATACCCTCAAGAACGAGCAGGGACTGGGGCACGGTCACGCGAACGCCGTCGTCGCGTATGTGAAGGCGAAGCTCGCCGGTTGA
- a CDS encoding manganese efflux pump MntP, with translation MSPWALFVLAVGVSADAFAVALGKGLQLRSHVVRGALLIAGAFGVAQAVMPLIGWLLGSTFAEAIAPFDHWIAFALLGAIGAKMLWEAFRPAADDADAASGISAREIVLLALATSIDALAVGLSFAFLDVPLWIAVVSIGLVTFVLSFIAVLIGHRIGTRWRKPAEIIGGIVLIAIGTQILIEHLVAG, from the coding sequence ATGTCGCCCTGGGCGCTGTTCGTCCTCGCCGTCGGTGTCTCCGCCGACGCGTTCGCCGTGGCCCTCGGCAAGGGGCTGCAGCTGCGCAGCCACGTCGTCCGCGGCGCCCTGCTGATCGCGGGCGCCTTCGGCGTCGCCCAGGCGGTCATGCCGCTCATCGGCTGGCTGCTGGGCAGCACGTTCGCCGAGGCCATCGCACCGTTCGATCACTGGATCGCCTTCGCCCTGCTCGGCGCGATCGGCGCGAAGATGCTGTGGGAGGCCTTCCGTCCCGCCGCCGACGATGCGGACGCGGCATCCGGGATCTCCGCCCGCGAGATCGTGCTGCTCGCCCTCGCGACGAGCATCGACGCCCTCGCCGTGGGGCTCTCGTTCGCGTTCCTCGACGTGCCGCTGTGGATCGCCGTCGTGTCGATCGGGCTCGTCACCTTCGTGCTGTCGTTCATCGCCGTGCTCATCGGCCACCGCATCGGCACACGGTGGCGCAAGCCCGCCGAGATCATCGGCGGCATCGTGCTCATCGCGATCGGAACCCAGATCCTCATCGAGCACCTCGTCGCCGGCTGA
- a CDS encoding metal ABC transporter solute-binding protein, Zn/Mn family, which yields MTRRLLPAAVLVAAASLTLAGCAGTSSPAASGTDDGTLSVVASTNVYGSLAAEVGGDAVEVTSIITSLAQDPHSYEASARDQLTVSQADLVIENGGGYDSFLDGLIEASGSEAPVLTAVEFSHDFPGAEGHDHADEDHVEEDHADETPAAESGEAAADDHDHEGHDHIEGFNEHVWYDPHTIAHLVEDIAHELGELDPAQADTFESNAAALIERIDALESSLEAISADHAGQKIFVTEPVPVYLAAAAGLEDATPAAFSEAVEEGQDVPPATLLEAQEILRSGEVRIVIVNAQTGGAETTEITNLADELEIPVLEFSELMPDGVDYVEWMQQNIDEMSGALAG from the coding sequence ATGACCCGTCGACTCCTTCCCGCCGCCGTGCTCGTGGCCGCGGCATCCCTGACCCTCGCCGGCTGCGCCGGCACCTCGTCGCCCGCCGCGAGCGGAACGGATGACGGCACGCTCAGCGTCGTCGCCTCGACGAACGTCTACGGCTCCCTCGCCGCGGAGGTCGGTGGCGACGCCGTGGAGGTGACCTCGATCATCACCTCGCTCGCGCAGGACCCGCACTCCTACGAGGCGTCGGCACGCGACCAGCTGACGGTCTCGCAGGCCGATCTCGTGATCGAGAATGGCGGCGGATACGACTCGTTCCTCGACGGTCTCATCGAGGCCAGCGGCAGCGAGGCGCCCGTGCTGACCGCTGTGGAGTTCTCGCACGACTTCCCCGGAGCCGAGGGCCACGACCACGCCGACGAGGACCACGTCGAAGAGGACCACGCCGACGAGACGCCCGCGGCGGAGTCCGGCGAGGCCGCGGCCGACGACCACGACCACGAGGGGCACGACCACATCGAGGGCTTCAACGAGCACGTCTGGTACGACCCGCACACGATCGCGCACCTGGTCGAGGACATCGCCCACGAGCTCGGCGAGCTCGACCCGGCTCAGGCCGACACGTTCGAGTCGAACGCCGCGGCGCTGATCGAGCGCATCGACGCTCTCGAGTCCTCGCTCGAGGCGATCTCCGCCGACCACGCGGGCCAGAAGATCTTCGTGACCGAGCCGGTGCCGGTGTACCTCGCCGCAGCCGCCGGACTCGAGGACGCGACCCCCGCAGCCTTCAGCGAGGCCGTCGAAGAGGGCCAGGACGTGCCCCCCGCCACGCTCCTCGAGGCGCAGGAGATCCTGCGTTCGGGCGAGGTGCGCATCGTCATCGTCAACGCCCAGACCGGCGGTGCCGAGACGACCGAGATCACCAACCTCGCGGACGAGCTCGAGATCCCGGTGCTCGAGTTCTCCGAGCTCATGCCCGACGGCGTCGACTACGTCGAGTGGATGCAGCAGAACATCGACGAGATGTCGGGAGCGCTCGCCGGCTGA
- a CDS encoding metal ABC transporter ATP-binding protein, with protein MSLLEIRGAALRRSGRELWSGLDLTVEPGELIAVLGPSGSGKTTLLRAILGLEPLSEGSIRALGRPVHHRGNRSIGYLPQARPLPRDTALRARDLVALGVDGHRFGLPLPRRRDRERVDALLQSVGAQDFADRPVGVLSGGEQQRLRVGQALADDPKLLLCDEPLTSLDLANQQAVVKLIDGHRRTGAAVLLVTHDINPVLGKVDRILYIAGGRFTLGTPKEVLTSPVLSDLYGAPVFVLRAGDRLVVVGAPDADASHHHHDHGDHA; from the coding sequence GTGAGTCTGCTCGAGATCCGTGGCGCCGCCCTGCGCCGATCCGGACGGGAGCTGTGGAGCGGGCTCGACCTCACCGTCGAGCCCGGCGAGCTCATCGCGGTGCTCGGGCCGAGCGGGTCGGGCAAGACCACGCTGCTGCGGGCGATCCTCGGACTCGAGCCCCTCAGCGAGGGCTCGATCCGCGCGCTCGGCCGGCCGGTGCATCACCGCGGCAACCGGTCGATCGGCTACCTGCCGCAGGCCCGTCCGCTGCCGCGCGACACAGCGCTGCGTGCCCGCGACCTCGTCGCGCTCGGCGTCGACGGGCACCGTTTCGGACTCCCGCTGCCGCGCCGACGCGATCGCGAGCGGGTCGACGCCCTCCTCCAGAGCGTCGGCGCGCAGGATTTCGCCGATCGTCCCGTCGGCGTGCTCTCGGGCGGTGAGCAGCAGCGGCTGCGGGTGGGACAGGCGCTCGCCGACGACCCGAAGCTGCTGCTGTGCGATGAGCCGCTGACGAGCCTGGACCTGGCCAACCAGCAGGCCGTCGTGAAGCTCATCGACGGGCACCGTCGCACCGGGGCGGCCGTGCTGCTCGTCACCCACGACATCAACCCGGTCCTCGGCAAGGTCGACCGCATCCTCTACATCGCGGGCGGCCGCTTCACCCTGGGCACCCCGAAGGAGGTGCTGACCTCACCCGTGCTCAGCGACCTCTACGGAGCGCCGGTGTTCGTGCTGCGCGCAGGCGATCGGCTCGTGGTCGTCGGCGCACCGGACGCCGATGCATCCCACCATCACCACGATCACGGAGACCACGCATGA
- a CDS encoding metal ABC transporter permease, which translates to MNWGDVGDAMFGGLPVYGDILALVQNSVWAGAVLGLVGGLIGVFVLQRDMAFAVHGISELSFAGAAAALLIGVDVVTGSIVGSMIAAALIGWLGSRARDRNSIIGVLMPFGLGLGILFLSLYDGRSANRFSLLTGQIVSVQSGQLGWLIGIGAFVLVALLLIWRPLRFDSLDPQSAAARGVPTVAVSLGFMLLLGLVVAVAVHIIGALLVMALLVTPAAAAVKVATGPVTVPLLAALFGVVSAVGGILLAVAGTLPVSPYITTISFTIYIVCRVVGARRGRVLRTQPMPRTAE; encoded by the coding sequence ATGAACTGGGGTGATGTCGGAGACGCGATGTTCGGCGGACTGCCGGTGTACGGCGACATCCTCGCGCTCGTGCAGAACTCGGTGTGGGCGGGGGCGGTGCTGGGGTTGGTCGGCGGTCTCATCGGCGTCTTCGTGCTCCAGCGCGACATGGCCTTCGCCGTGCACGGCATCAGCGAGCTCTCCTTCGCCGGCGCCGCGGCGGCGCTGCTCATCGGGGTGGACGTCGTGACCGGCTCGATCGTCGGGTCGATGATCGCGGCGGCCCTCATCGGCTGGCTCGGCTCGCGCGCCCGCGACCGCAACTCGATCATCGGCGTGCTCATGCCCTTCGGGCTGGGGCTCGGCATCCTCTTCCTCTCGCTCTACGACGGCCGCAGCGCCAACCGGTTCAGCCTGCTCACCGGTCAGATCGTGTCGGTGCAGTCGGGTCAGCTCGGCTGGCTGATCGGCATCGGGGCGTTCGTGCTGGTTGCCCTGCTGCTCATCTGGCGTCCGCTGCGCTTCGACTCCCTCGACCCGCAGTCGGCCGCCGCACGCGGGGTGCCCACCGTGGCCGTCTCGCTCGGGTTCATGCTGCTGCTCGGCCTCGTCGTCGCCGTCGCGGTGCACATCATCGGCGCACTGCTGGTGATGGCCCTGCTCGTCACACCGGCCGCTGCGGCCGTCAAGGTCGCGACCGGACCGGTCACGGTGCCGCTTCTGGCGGCGCTGTTCGGCGTGGTCTCGGCGGTCGGCGGCATCCTGCTCGCGGTGGCGGGCACGCTGCCGGTGAGCCCCTACATCACGACCATCTCGTTCACGATCTACATCGTCTGCCGGGTGGTCGGTGCCCGACGCGGGCGGGTGCTGCGCACCCAGCCCATGCCGAGGACCGCCGAGTAG